One Prunus dulcis chromosome 8, ALMONDv2, whole genome shotgun sequence DNA window includes the following coding sequences:
- the LOC117637285 gene encoding 2-hydroxyisoflavanone dehydratase-like, with protein sequence MEPTSNEIDHEFRFFRTYKNGHVEKFYSTHKIPPSNNPVTGVQSKDIIISPEPAISARIFLPKIHDPTRKLPVLFYIHGGGFCFESAFSPLYHNHVASLVTEARVIAVSVEYGLYPDRPIPACYQDSWAALKWVVSHSARNGPEPWLNEYADFDRVFIGGDSAGANISHNLAVRVGPDGLSGVKVNGIVLVHPFFGGLEEDDEMWLYMCPENGGLQDRRLKPPAEDLARIGCGRVLIFFAAEDHLRKVGQRYHDELAKSEWGGSVEVVEHEGESHVFHLMKPDSEKATNLIKKFGSFINQN encoded by the coding sequence ATGGAGCCAACCAGCAATGAAATCGATCATGAATTTCGATTCTTCAGGACATACAAAAATGGTCACGTCGAAAAGTTCTACAGTACCCACAAAATCCCACCTTCTAACAACCCCGTCACCGGGGTCCAATCCAAAGACATCATAATCTCACCCGAACCCGCTATTTCCGCCCGTATCTTCCTACCTAAGATCCATGATCCGACCCGGAAACTCCCCGTCCTCTTCTACATCCATGGCGGCGGGTTTTGCTTCGAGTCCGCCTTCTCCCCGCTCTACCACAACCACGTTGCCTCACTGGTCACTGAAGCCCGAGTTATAGCGGTGTCTGTCGAATACGGGTTGTATCCGGATCGACCCATACCCGCTTGCTACCAAGATTCATGGGCCGCTCTCAAATGGGTCGTGTCCCATTCGGCCAGGAATGGACCTGAGCCATGGTTGAACGAGTATGCTGACTTTGACCGGGTTTTTATAGGTGGGGACAGCGCTGGAGCGAACATATCGCACAATTTGGCTGTTCGGGTCGGGCCTGATGGGTTATCGGGTGTAAAGGTTAACGGGATTGTTCTGGTGCATCCGTTCTTTGGGGGTCTGGAGGAGGATGATGAAATGTGGCTTTACATGTGTCCGGAGAACGGTGGGTTGCAGGATCGTAGGCTGAAACCGCCCGCAGAGGATCTGGCAAGGATTGGGTGTGGGAGGGTGTTGATATTTTTTGCTGCTGAAGACCATCTGAGGAAGGTGGGCCAGCGGTACCATGATGAGCTGGCGAAGAGTGAGTGGGGTGGGAGCGTTGAGGTGGTGGAGCATGAAGGTGAGAGCCACGTGTTTCATCTCATGAAGCCTGATTCTGAGAAGGCTACAAATTTGATCAAGAAATTTGGTTCCTTCATTAACCAAAATTAG